The genome window cctactggttatgtcaggatccttgcggtcctttctggtgtccgaggttgtctgctggtgttcagttggttctctgtgggatttattgcatcttttggtgcattcccaatgcatctgtcgagagggatgcattccacatccctgtACTTTGCCACCATTTTTTCTGATGCTAACTCCCTTTTAACTATTCATTCAACCAGGTATGAGCCCAACCAATCATATTACACTACAGTTACTATTTACCATTTTATTCAaatctcaagaaaaaaacaaccattAAATAAATGCCTTGCCTAAGTGCAGATAAATCACGATctaaatttatttgctttttgataGCATTAACACATCAAGGGAATACTATAGCCTACTTTTCCTATTCCTGATGACTCCATGTTGGATATTGATGGTATTTCTACAAGGTCACATAGCAACTTGATGGTACAACTAAGACCAGATTCCTGGGAGTTAGATTCCCAGGCTATTACTCTTTCTACTATATCATGGTGATGCTCAAATGCTTATAGGAGGCATTTATCATAAAACATAAAGAAGGAgcaccagaggaaaaaaaaaaaagaatcaagatgaAACAATTAAAGGTATCTCCCCTCCTTACGGTCCTCTCCAACTTATAAATTCTTCCGTCTTCAATTTCAAGTATTTAGTTGCTCATATTTTTCTAACTTAAAACTGAGCTCAAGTCTGAATATCAGTTTCTCCTAACAAGATGTAGGAGAAATGAAACTATTAAAACTTTACAATGTGATCTCCCCAGAGGTGCAAACTGTTTATTTCCCCTCTGACTCCCAAAGTAAAATAATATCCGGCTGGCAAATGATCATTTACATAAAacaatatgtagaaattaaagcattttaatataatataaacatTTCCAGAATATAGACTGGTTTCTTATCAGTACTTTTTGAGATCTCTTTAAAACTATATATCATCTAAGTTTATTATagactttttcattttccacttccagaactagaaaatacaaaaatacactgCAAATTAgatttaacaaacaaacaaaaaatcagtcTAAATTGCTTCACACGTTTTCCTTGGAGAAAACtaagaaacataaacaaacacacaataacaataataaaataccactAACACTTATGCAAACTGAAACAAGGGATGAATTCTGTAATGCCTGGTAattctctcatttaaaataaattatctccCATAGGTAAATAATTCACCATCACAGCAATTTGATGAATAGGAATAGAAGCAGCCTCATTAAGGGAAATTACTTTATATGCAGGaaacatgtaatttttctttcactttaagaaatgaggaaaaataacttGAGGAAAAGGCATATTGAATACTCTTATTTCATTTGGCTTTTGTTAGCAGTTAAAGTAACTGTCAACTTAGGAAAATTCAACAACATAAGTTTCATGAAACCAAACTCTTCAACCTATTTCTTCAATTCAGCTTTAAGGGAACAAAACTGAAAAGTTCAAATATAAGAGAAGACTCATCCTAAAGCACTGACACTTTTGCCTTTTCTTCAATAGGCTtccttttctcctatgtttttatTGTGTTCTTAGGTTCTTCTTCggttcttctttctcagaagcTAGGTTTAGGCTTGTCTCTTCTTTCAATTCAATTTCAAtcttcacacacaaaaaactaaGCTTTCCTGAAACTGACACTGACTGTATTcacctctctttttcttcattagaTGTTCCTGTCTTTGTTTAAATTCCCCTATTCTTAACAGATTTCTCCTTGGGTAAATAAAGCTAAAAGTTTAAAATCCAAGAATAGACTCATCCCAAAgcatttcctcttctgtcttttcttccacagatttctttttctctctcttgtgctTACGTTCTTCCTTCTCAGAGGGTACACCATGGCGTTTTTTCTTTTTTCGATGCTTAAGCTTTCCTGAACTGACACTGACTTtacctccctctcttttcctttcctggatGCTCTTGTCCTTGTCTACATCAGTATCCCCAtaactctttttccttttatgcttAGACTGCTCCTTCTGTGGCCTTTCTTCACCTTCCTCCAGATGCCTTCTTCTCTTCTGATGTTTCCGCTTATGACTTGCTTGATGGTCACTGGTATTGTTTTCTGAGGAGTGGTGCTTGTAAACTTCAGATTCTACACTATATGGGCCAGAATTATTTTCCTGCTGACTAAGGCTCAGGGGTACTGGTTTTTCTGGGAAATAGTCTCTGGTGGGTTGACAGTAGGTCACAGAGTCTAATCTCTGTTTGCTGTCATGAGCTGGTAAGCAATGAGGTAACTGGTTTTCCACTGCCTgtgaaatattgtatgatcctGGGTAAGTCTGGAAAGTCTCAAATGGGAGTCTTTGCTCAAACACTCTATGTCTGGGTCTGGAATCAACCACTTCTCTGTATTTATGGGTATCCACAGAGCTATCACTTATCTTTCTGAAACAAGTCTTTGGCTCTAGTCCTCTGGCTTTCTGCACTTTGATATAATCCTCAAGTTCATCTTGGAAAGAGTCATAGGTCCTCTCTGAATGAGTTGGTAACCAGTGATGTAACTGGCTTTCCATTGGTGAAGTAGTGTATGGTCGTTGGTATGTCTGAGAAGTCTCAAAGGAAAATCTCTGCTCATACATTCTTGGTCTGTGTCCAGAATCAACTTCTCTGTACCCATGGGTTTCCATAGAGCTCTCTCTTATCTTTCTGAAACAAGTCTTTGGATCTAGACCTCTAGCTTTCTGCACTTTGATATAATCTTCCAGTTCATCTTGGAAAGagtcatatgtcttctttgagtgAGCTGGTAAGCAATGAGGTAACTGGTTTTCCACTGTTTgtgaaatattgtatgatcctGGGTATGTCCGGAAAGTCTCACATGGGAGTCTTTGTTCAAACATTCTACGTCTGGATCT of Hippopotamus amphibius kiboko isolate mHipAmp2 chromosome X, mHipAmp2.hap2, whole genome shotgun sequence contains these proteins:
- the ZMAT1 gene encoding zinc finger matrin-type protein 1 isoform X1, which produces MHMMTNAKWQTLRKDMTWKEQEKTEVFTDNFCNVCGVVLQFESQRISHYESEKHAQNVRFYFQMHGEQNEVPGKKMKMNVRNFQVHRSEVVDRNKFCDLCNMIFSSPVVAQSHYVGKVHAKKLKQLMEKHDQVSPSGFQPEMAGVPITTSAESTFMKPLAVKPSPGGIEDKTMPSSSSSALDLNNPNKYCKLCPASFNSPLMAQQHYIGKKHRRNEARKKFVDKIREKPLPAKSVANAFSMRTYVCHICNITFTSLEMFRLHMQGSEHQIKESAVIKLLKNSKKPSDSYQDECTDYIKVQKARGPELKTSFRKMEESSVEVHGYREADDSRSRRRMFEQRLPCETFRTYPGSYNISQTVENQLPHCLPAHSKKTYDSFQDELEDYIKVQKARGLDPKTCFRKIRESSMETHGYREVDSGHRPRMYEQRFSFETSQTYQRPYTTSPMESQLHHWLPTHSERTYDSFQDELEDYIKVQKARGLEPKTCFRKISDSSVDTHKYREVVDSRPRHRVFEQRLPFETFQTYPGSYNISQAVENQLPHCLPAHDSKQRLDSVTYCQPTRDYFPEKPVPLSLSQQENNSGPYSVESEVYKHHSSENNTSDHQASHKRKHQKRRRHLEEGEERPQKEQSKHKRKKSYGDTDVDKDKSIQERKREGGKVSVSSGKLKHRKKKKRHGVPSEKEERKHKREKKKSVEEKTEEEMLWDESILGF
- the ZMAT1 gene encoding zinc finger matrin-type protein 1 isoform X2, with product MTWKEQEKTEVFTDNFCNVCGVVLQFESQRISHYESEKHAQNVRFYFQMHGEQNEVPGKKMKMNVRNFQVHRSEVVDRNKFCDLCNMIFSSPVVAQSHYVGKVHAKKLKQLMEKHDQVSPSGFQPEMAGVPITTSAESTFMKPLAVKPSPGGIEDKTMPSSSSSALDLNNPNKYCKLCPASFNSPLMAQQHYIGKKHRRNEARKKFVDKIREKPLPAKSVANAFSMRTYVCHICNITFTSLEMFRLHMQGSEHQIKESAVIKLLKNSKKPSDSYQDECTDYIKVQKARGPELKTSFRKMEESSVEVHGYREADDSRSRRRMFEQRLPCETFRTYPGSYNISQTVENQLPHCLPAHSKKTYDSFQDELEDYIKVQKARGLDPKTCFRKIRESSMETHGYREVDSGHRPRMYEQRFSFETSQTYQRPYTTSPMESQLHHWLPTHSERTYDSFQDELEDYIKVQKARGLEPKTCFRKISDSSVDTHKYREVVDSRPRHRVFEQRLPFETFQTYPGSYNISQAVENQLPHCLPAHDSKQRLDSVTYCQPTRDYFPEKPVPLSLSQQENNSGPYSVESEVYKHHSSENNTSDHQASHKRKHQKRRRHLEEGEERPQKEQSKHKRKKSYGDTDVDKDKSIQERKREGGKVSVSSGKLKHRKKKKRHGVPSEKEERKHKREKKKSVEEKTEEEMLWDESILGF
- the ZMAT1 gene encoding zinc finger matrin-type protein 1 isoform X3 is translated as MRTYVCHICNITFTSLEMFRLHMQGSEHQIKESAVIKLLKNSKKPSDSYQDECTDYIKVQKARGPELKTSFRKMEESSVEVHGYREADDSRSRRRMFEQRLPCETFRTYPGSYNISQTVENQLPHCLPAHSKKTYDSFQDELEDYIKVQKARGLDPKTCFRKIRESSMETHGYREVDSGHRPRMYEQRFSFETSQTYQRPYTTSPMESQLHHWLPTHSERTYDSFQDELEDYIKVQKARGLEPKTCFRKISDSSVDTHKYREVVDSRPRHRVFEQRLPFETFQTYPGSYNISQAVENQLPHCLPAHDSKQRLDSVTYCQPTRDYFPEKPVPLSLSQQENNSGPYSVESEVYKHHSSENNTSDHQASHKRKHQKRRRHLEEGEERPQKEQSKHKRKKSYGDTDVDKDKSIQERKREGGKVSVSSGKLKHRKKKKRHGVPSEKEERKHKREKKKSVEEKTEEEMLWDESILGF